In Methanobacteriales archaeon HGW-Methanobacteriales-1, the following are encoded in one genomic region:
- a CDS encoding DUF2207 domain-containing protein: MDKKHFISFIFIFLITISLCCSASFADNSYSIPLMHIDLFVLDDGSIHVKETVHYSFQGTFHGVYRDIPLNGQQVENLKVTSSGAYSTYTVTNQSNNAHIKVNLYSDAAKTNPITDKSVDVTYEYDFTHIIKFYNDIAELQYKLVGSGWSVDIEKMVANIHLNSSSGVKYWLNPPYYAENSVWQGNDLQVTSTNIPSGNYFELRMLIPKSQFLANPTNGIIINKNAAAAIEQMQANYQNQLNFKHLLYSFLSVILILACFIPCIIYWKYGREPKINYQAEYERDIPSNDPPAIVNAICGPGFSKKVGEPDMDGFKATIMDLIDRKYFSISSKDSEKEGYGLEVSKSIFFNLNPSKDPEKLNDFESYVYNFLKSFEEDGTISLDEISSSLSNPEEARIFSGTYLNWKGAIKTEFLNDEKLQEVFLKKGDSLIKIFGTGGIIVAIIVFFVSLFDLPVAGSAMLCAIALGAVSAVSLILPQKIGGQWTTYGEEYDAKWQNFKKYINDFSLIKEYPPESIKIWNKYLVYATALGSAEAVRKAMELSLPTDQLESSDMFMFHYYGGYYLLASSLDMGMNPSSANGDVGDIVGTIGDIGGGFGGGGGGAF, translated from the coding sequence ATGGATAAAAAACATTTCATTTCATTTATTTTTATTTTTCTGATTACAATTTCATTATGCTGTTCAGCTAGTTTTGCAGATAACAGCTATTCCATTCCATTAATGCATATAGATCTTTTTGTGCTGGATGATGGAAGCATTCATGTTAAAGAGACGGTCCATTACTCTTTTCAAGGAACTTTTCACGGAGTATATCGAGACATTCCTTTAAATGGCCAGCAGGTCGAAAATCTGAAAGTTACCAGTAGTGGAGCATATTCCACGTATACTGTAACTAATCAAAGCAATAATGCGCATATAAAAGTTAATCTTTATTCTGATGCTGCGAAAACAAACCCAATTACTGATAAAAGCGTTGATGTGACTTATGAATACGATTTTACACACATTATTAAATTCTACAATGATATTGCCGAATTGCAGTACAAATTAGTTGGATCTGGATGGAGTGTTGATATTGAAAAAATGGTGGCCAATATACACCTTAACTCAAGTAGTGGAGTTAAATATTGGTTAAATCCTCCATATTATGCTGAAAATTCAGTTTGGCAAGGCAATGACCTGCAAGTAACCAGTACCAATATACCATCTGGAAATTATTTTGAATTGAGAATGCTTATCCCAAAAAGTCAGTTCCTGGCCAATCCCACTAATGGGATTATAATAAATAAAAATGCAGCAGCAGCCATAGAGCAAATGCAGGCCAATTACCAGAATCAATTGAACTTTAAGCACTTGCTTTACTCATTTTTATCAGTTATATTGATTTTAGCTTGTTTTATTCCATGCATTATATACTGGAAATATGGTAGAGAACCTAAAATTAATTATCAGGCCGAATACGAAAGAGACATACCCTCCAATGACCCTCCAGCAATTGTGAATGCCATATGTGGACCGGGATTTTCAAAAAAGGTTGGAGAACCAGATATGGATGGATTTAAGGCCACCATAATGGATTTAATTGATAGGAAGTATTTTTCTATAAGCAGTAAAGATTCTGAAAAAGAAGGTTATGGATTGGAAGTATCCAAATCCATATTCTTTAATTTAAACCCATCTAAAGATCCTGAGAAACTCAATGATTTTGAATCATATGTTTACAATTTTTTAAAGAGTTTTGAAGAAGATGGAACCATATCACTGGATGAAATTTCCAGTAGCTTATCAAATCCAGAAGAAGCCAGAATTTTTAGTGGAACTTATTTAAATTGGAAAGGAGCTATTAAGACCGAGTTTTTAAATGATGAAAAGCTTCAAGAAGTTTTTTTAAAGAAAGGAGATTCTTTAATAAAGATTTTTGGAACTGGTGGGATAATTGTGGCCATAATAGTCTTTTTTGTAAGTCTTTTTGATTTACCCGTCGCTGGAAGTGCCATGTTATGTGCTATAGCATTAGGCGCTGTGTCCGCAGTTTCTTTAATTTTGCCTCAAAAGATTGGAGGACAATGGACCACCTATGGAGAAGAATATGATGCCAAATGGCAGAACTTCAAGAAATATATAAATGATTTCAGTTTAATTAAGGAATATCCTCCAGAATCAATTAAAATATGGAATAAATACTTGGTATATGCTACTGCATTAGGCTCTGCTGAGGCAGTTCGTAAAGCTATGGAATTATCACTACCTACAGACCAATTAGAAAGTAGTGATATGTTCATGTTCCATTATTATGGTGGTTACTACCTATTAGCCTCTTCATTAGACATGGGAATGAATCCTAGCTCAGCCAATGGTGATGTTGGTGATATCGTGGGAACTATTGGAGACA
- a CDS encoding potassium transporter TrkA, with product MYVVIMGGGRVGLTLANLLISDGHDVTLIENDESLCGNAAVELDALVICGNGTDIKTLEESNINNANVFVAATGNDEANLLSCILVREYNIPKIIARVSNPDHEEAFRKVGIDHVISPERTAAGYLEKLITRPKVADLIVLGSGDAEILDMTIKNKKIIGKRVGDISPTDNYIIVSIYNNGHIEIPRADMVLNEGSKVSVLVKIGAVKEVTKIFTK from the coding sequence ATGTATGTAGTTATAATGGGGGGAGGTAGAGTAGGATTGACTCTAGCAAACCTTTTAATTTCTGATGGTCATGATGTCACGCTCATTGAAAATGATGAATCATTGTGTGGTAATGCTGCGGTAGAATTAGATGCTCTGGTGATTTGTGGTAATGGAACCGACATCAAAACACTGGAAGAGTCGAATATTAATAATGCCAATGTTTTTGTAGCGGCAACCGGTAATGACGAAGCTAATTTGCTCTCATGTATCTTGGTAAGAGAATACAATATCCCCAAGATTATTGCACGAGTAAGTAACCCTGATCACGAAGAAGCCTTCCGTAAAGTAGGTATTGATCATGTTATAAGCCCGGAGCGAACTGCAGCCGGTTATCTTGAAAAACTCATAACCCGGCCCAAAGTAGCAGATTTGATTGTTCTGGGTAGTGGTGATGCTGAAATACTGGATATGACCATAAAAAATAAAAAAATAATCGGAAAACGAGTAGGAGACATTTCTCCCACAGACAATTACATTATTGTTTCTATTTACAATAACGGCCACATTGAAATTCCCCGTGCAGACATGGTTTTAAATGAAGGCAGCAAAGTTTCTGTTCTAGTTAAAATAGGGGCCGTAAAAGAAGTTACTAAAATTTTTACTAAATAA
- a CDS encoding potassium transporter encodes MKYFGKRDFFVVSEYLGGIMQGIGVVVLLPIIVSLIYGENNYISFIIPSAISITIGTLIKKIVPSGGSIRLKHGMIIAALAWLWAALIGSLVMIIGLKMGFVNAYFENMSAWTGSGLSIFLDVEILPKSILFLRSLEQWIGGVGVVIVVIGILIRPGTAASRLYKSEAREERIKPSIPNTVKTIWWIYLFYTILGIVLYGLAGMSLFDAINNTMTNLSTGGMSIKNGNIGAYGSNLITIITIFLMIVGGTSFLVHYRVLKGNVKFAIKDIQFQAMVVIVALFSILIFMSSKILPLDSIFNVVSALSCTGSNTQTLPQMIAWPTYVKILILTCMMIGMAAGSTTGAIKLIRVVTILKGIYWELMKILTPEGSVIPRKISGKTVSDVEIREASSYTSLYIVFLLFGWLVLASYGYDPLNSLFEVASAQGNVGLSMGIISPNMPEIAEIVMIFSMWVGRLEIIPVLILIRGGLELLKRS; translated from the coding sequence ATGAAGTATTTCGGAAAGCGGGATTTTTTTGTAGTCTCAGAGTATCTGGGAGGCATAATGCAGGGAATTGGTGTAGTAGTTCTCCTGCCAATTATAGTTTCTCTGATTTATGGAGAAAATAATTATATTAGTTTTATTATACCTTCGGCCATTTCCATAACCATAGGAACTCTAATAAAGAAAATTGTTCCTTCTGGAGGATCCATACGGCTAAAGCACGGAATGATAATCGCGGCCTTGGCCTGGCTATGGGCAGCTCTGATTGGTAGTTTGGTGATGATTATAGGCCTTAAAATGGGATTTGTGAATGCTTATTTTGAAAATATGTCTGCTTGGACCGGCAGTGGCCTCAGCATATTTCTCGATGTGGAAATACTTCCCAAGTCAATTTTATTTTTAAGAAGCTTGGAACAGTGGATTGGGGGGGTTGGAGTAGTTATTGTAGTTATAGGAATTCTTATTCGTCCAGGGACTGCTGCATCTCGATTGTACAAATCTGAAGCCAGGGAAGAACGAATAAAACCCAGCATACCCAATACGGTGAAGACTATCTGGTGGATATATTTATTTTATACTATTTTAGGAATTGTTCTCTATGGACTTGCTGGAATGTCCCTTTTTGATGCCATTAATAATACCATGACCAATCTTTCCACTGGAGGAATGTCCATTAAAAATGGGAATATTGGGGCCTATGGAAGCAATTTAATCACCATAATCACTATATTTTTAATGATTGTAGGCGGTACTAGTTTTCTGGTGCACTATCGGGTTTTAAAGGGGAATGTAAAATTTGCTATAAAAGATATACAGTTTCAGGCCATGGTCGTCATTGTAGCATTGTTCTCAATACTTATTTTTATGAGTAGTAAAATTTTACCACTGGATTCTATTTTTAATGTTGTTTCTGCCCTTAGTTGTACTGGATCCAATACCCAAACTCTTCCACAAATGATAGCCTGGCCCACTTATGTGAAAATATTAATTCTAACATGTATGATGATAGGAATGGCTGCTGGTTCCACCACTGGGGCTATAAAATTAATACGAGTAGTTACCATCCTTAAAGGAATTTACTGGGAATTAATGAAAATTTTAACCCCTGAAGGTTCGGTAATACCTCGTAAAATTTCAGGTAAAACTGTTAGTGATGTGGAAATTAGAGAGGCCAGTTCTTACACATCCCTATATATTGTTTTTCTTCTATTTGGATGGTTAGTCCTAGCATCATATGGCTACGATCCTTTGAACTCCCTTTTTGAAGTAGCATCGGCCCAGGGAAACGTTGGGTTGAGTATGGGGATTATATCCCCTAATATGCCTGAAATCGCTGAAATAGTAATGATTTTTAGTATGTGGGTTGGAAGACTGGAAATTATACCTGTTCTGATACTAATAAGAGGCGGATTAGAATTATTAAAACGCAGTTAG
- a CDS encoding band 7 domain-containing protein: MDLLTIIIILAAILIIIGLSVKIVNQYERGVVFRLGKVIGVREPGLRIIIPLVDRMVKPSLRIVTMPIPAQKIITQDNVTIDVAAVAYFKVVDAYKAVVEIENYNRAVNQISQTTVRSVVGQFTLDQVLSDTPHVNQKIQEIIDGHSEPWGIKVTTVEIKDIKLPESMQRAIALQAEAEREKRAKIISAEGEYLAAGKLGDAADIITEHPVALQLRIMQVLSNIAAEKNSTIVFPAQLLNSIRDIKDFLGSELSVMEEEKKSK; this comes from the coding sequence ATGGATTTGCTTACTATAATTATTATATTGGCAGCCATACTGATTATTATCGGCCTTTCTGTCAAGATTGTGAACCAGTACGAACGAGGAGTCGTTTTTAGACTGGGTAAAGTAATAGGGGTTAGAGAACCAGGACTTCGAATAATTATTCCTCTGGTTGATCGCATGGTAAAGCCTTCACTTAGAATAGTTACTATGCCTATCCCTGCTCAGAAAATCATTACACAAGATAATGTAACTATTGATGTGGCTGCAGTGGCTTACTTTAAAGTGGTAGATGCATATAAAGCTGTGGTAGAGATTGAAAACTACAATCGAGCAGTTAATCAAATTTCTCAGACTACCGTTCGAAGTGTAGTAGGTCAATTCACATTAGACCAAGTTTTATCTGACACCCCTCATGTCAACCAAAAAATTCAGGAAATTATAGATGGACACAGCGAACCATGGGGAATTAAGGTTACCACCGTAGAAATAAAGGATATTAAATTACCAGAAAGCATGCAAAGGGCCATTGCTCTACAAGCTGAAGCTGAAAGAGAGAAAAGAGCCAAAATTATCTCTGCAGAAGGAGAATATCTGGCAGCAGGTAAATTAGGGGATGCTGCAGATATCATTACTGAACATCCAGTAGCTCTGCAGCTGCGGATTATGCAAGTACTCAGTAACATCGCTGCCGAGAAAAATTCGACCATTGTGTTCCCTGCACAACTACTCAACAGTATACGGGACATTAAAGACTTCCTAGGGTCTGAATTGAGTGTTATGGAAGAAGAAAAAAAATCTAAATAA